The Candidatus Dependentiae bacterium genome includes a window with the following:
- a CDS encoding ABC transporter ATP-binding protein, producing the protein MNKPFLQVISVTKKYDNFEALKGISIQIEQGEVFTLLGVNGAGKTTLSSIIATLKPPTTGDILFNGNSIYKDISSYRRAIGFCPQRPNLNNYFSLRKNLEFAGRYFGMEDEHILSMIDELAERFDFKKYLDEKPEVLSGGYKQRFMLARTIIHSPKLIILDEPTVALDPHIRNQLWDYIKQLKEKNISILLTTHYLEEAEVLSDRVCVLEQGRIRLIDTPENLMRSFQKSNLEDVFIHMMQQD; encoded by the coding sequence ATGAATAAACCGTTTTTGCAAGTTATTTCTGTCACAAAAAAATATGATAACTTTGAAGCGCTTAAGGGTATTTCGATCCAGATAGAACAGGGTGAAGTTTTTACTCTACTCGGTGTAAACGGTGCGGGTAAAACGACACTTTCTTCAATCATTGCCACCTTAAAGCCGCCTACAACTGGCGATATCCTTTTTAATGGAAATTCTATCTACAAGGATATTTCAAGTTATCGCCGAGCTATTGGTTTTTGCCCACAACGACCAAATTTGAATAATTATTTTTCACTGCGAAAAAATTTAGAATTTGCAGGTCGTTACTTTGGCATGGAAGATGAGCATATTTTATCAATGATAGATGAATTGGCTGAGCGTTTTGATTTTAAAAAATACCTCGACGAAAAGCCTGAAGTGCTTTCTGGCGGCTATAAGCAACGCTTCATGTTGGCTAGAACCATTATTCATAGCCCCAAGTTGATTATTCTTGATGAACCGACCGTTGCTCTCGATCCTCATATTCGTAACCAATTATGGGATTATATCAAACAGCTAAAAGAGAAAAATATTTCTATTCTTTTAACAACGCATTATTTGGAAGAAGCGGAAGTTCTTTCAGATCGTGTATGCGTTCTTGAGCAGGGAAGAATCCGTTTGATCGATACACCTGAAAATCTCATGAGATCGTTTCAAAAGAGTAATTTAGAAGATGTTTTTATTCATATGATGCAGCAGGATTAA